The Quercus robur chromosome 7, dhQueRobu3.1, whole genome shotgun sequence genome has a segment encoding these proteins:
- the LOC126691935 gene encoding E3 ubiquitin-protein ligase RZFP34-like — protein sequence MESDYKPHLSTNDDYHKKCEAMVELESGKFGCSHYRRRCKIRAPCCDEIFDCRHCHNESKNSLEVDPVDRHDVPRHDLKRVICSMCSTEQDIQQNCIQCGVCMGKYFCSKCNFFDDDVSKKQYHCDECGICRTGGKENFFHCNKCGCCYSIMLKDSHNCIEKAMHHNCPVCFEFLFDTTKDITVLRCGHTIHLECVKEMERHFQYSCPVCSKSYCDMFRVWKKLDEEVAAMPMPQTYQNKMVWILCNDCGKTSEVNFHIVAHKCLKCKSYNTRQTQGGPISYSSRIAERVQ from the exons ATGGAGAGCGATTACAAGCCCCATTTGTCCACTAATGATGATTATCATAAGAAATGTGAGGCTATGGTGGAGCTGGAATCTGGGAAATTCGG TTGCTCGCATTATAGAAGGAGATGCAAGATCAGAGCACCTTGTTGCGATGAGATATTTGATTGCAGGCATTGCCATAACGAGTCTAAG AACTCATTGGAAGTCGATCCTGTTGATCGCCACGACGTTCCCCGCCATGATTTGAAGAGG GTGATCTGCTCCATGTGTAGTACAGAGCAAGAT ATTCAACAGAACTGCATTCAGTGTGGGGTTTGCATGGGGAAGTACTTTTGTTCCAAATGCAACTTCTTTGATGATGAT GTTTCTAAGAAGCAATACCATTGTGATGAGTGTGGTATATGCAG AACTGGGGGCAAGGAGAATTTTTTCCACTGTAATAAATGCG GATGTTGCTATTCAATTATGTTGAAGGATTCACACAATTGTATTGAAAAAGCAATGCACCACAATTGCCCGGTTTGCTTTGAG TTTCTGTTTGATACTACAAAAGACATTACTGTCTTGCGATGTGGACACACTATACATTTGGAATGCGTAAAAGAGATGGAGCGTCATTTTCA GTACTCATGCCCTGTTTGCTCAAAATCCTATTGTGATATGTTCCGTGTGTGGAAAAAACTTGATGAGGAG GTTGCAGCAATGCCTATGCCTCAAACAtaccaaaataaaatg GTTTGGATCCTCTGCAACGACTGTGGGAAAACGTCAGAGGTGAATTTTCACATCGTGGCTCACAAGTGCTTAAAATGTAAATCCTACAACACAAGGCAGACACAAGGAGGGCCTATTTCATACTCATCTAGGATTGCTGAGAGGGTGCAGTGA